The Terriglobia bacterium genome includes a region encoding these proteins:
- a CDS encoding 1-deoxy-D-xylulose-5-phosphate reductoisomerase, with protein sequence MKRIAILGSTGSIGRSTLNVIENNPERFQLWTMAAGSNIESALNDARRWKPKILSLASEQDAEKVHKQLKAEGLGHIEVVHGQPGTVRVATHPEVDFVVSAIVGVAGLKATYEAVRAGKAIGLANKECLVAAGELITAEARRQGKPLLPIDSEHNAVHQCMRGGRMNEVERVWLTASGGPFLNTPKSDFEKITVEQALNHPTWKMGQRITIDSATLMNKGFEVIEACRLFDMPPERVKVIVHPQSTIHSLVEFNDGSILAQLSVTDMRLPILYALTYPERIESDLRFNVLDLKRLDFAPPDPDKFPCLRLAYEAAAAGASKTIALNAADEVAVAAFLKREIGFTDISKVVERTMNETTACRPESIEEVLAIDAQARSLAQEQLPRHVAR encoded by the coding sequence ATGAAACGCATTGCCATCCTCGGTTCCACCGGCTCTATTGGCCGCAGCACGCTCAACGTGATTGAAAACAATCCTGAGCGATTTCAGTTGTGGACAATGGCCGCAGGTTCGAACATTGAATCCGCCTTGAACGACGCGCGCCGCTGGAAACCGAAAATTCTTTCACTTGCCTCAGAGCAGGATGCCGAAAAAGTTCACAAGCAGCTCAAGGCTGAGGGTCTTGGCCACATTGAAGTTGTCCATGGACAGCCCGGAACCGTGCGGGTGGCCACGCATCCTGAAGTTGATTTTGTGGTGAGCGCCATTGTGGGCGTTGCGGGATTGAAAGCGACATATGAAGCCGTTCGGGCAGGCAAAGCAATAGGGTTAGCAAACAAGGAATGCCTGGTCGCGGCAGGTGAGTTGATCACGGCTGAAGCGCGCAGGCAGGGCAAGCCTCTGCTCCCGATCGATAGCGAACACAACGCCGTCCACCAATGCATGCGTGGCGGAAGAATGAATGAGGTCGAACGGGTATGGCTTACCGCCAGCGGCGGGCCATTTCTGAATACACCAAAATCTGACTTCGAAAAAATCACGGTGGAGCAGGCGCTGAATCATCCCACGTGGAAGATGGGCCAGCGCATCACCATCGATTCCGCCACCCTGATGAACAAGGGATTTGAAGTCATAGAAGCCTGCCGGCTGTTTGATATGCCGCCAGAGCGCGTGAAGGTGATCGTTCATCCACAATCGACGATTCACTCTCTCGTCGAATTCAATGACGGCAGCATTCTGGCGCAGCTTTCGGTCACGGACATGCGCCTGCCGATTCTTTACGCGCTGACTTACCCGGAGCGCATCGAGTCTGACCTGCGATTCAACGTTCTTGACCTGAAACGGCTCGACTTTGCGCCGCCCGATCCTGACAAATTCCCCTGCCTGCGCCTGGCCTATGAAGCGGCGGCTGCCGGGGCATCGAAAACCATTGCCCTCAATGCGGCAGATGAGGTCGCCGTAGCTGCTTTCCTAAAACGGGAAATCGGTTTTACCGATATTTCTAAGGTGGTTGAGCGCACAATGAATGAAACTACGGCCTGCCGTCCTGAATCTATAGAAGAGGTACTTGCCATTGACGCCCAGGCGCGGAGCCTGGCGCAGGAGCAATTGCCGCGTCATGTGGCCCGGTAG
- a CDS encoding phosphatidate cytidylyltransferase has translation MKRVLTAAVLVPVVLLILFKAPNWLYSAFIGLIAVLAVHEYFGIAFHYQQKLHAYVVEVAIGLYFLGQSLFGINAFGIENLGRAFDRWATDATGARVLPLVLVALGMFLWPMKDVLPAAAFSYFGFIYVALTLGEISTIGHFENGRVTVFVFLLVVWSGDIFAYYIGRAFGKHKLAETISPKKTWEGAIASTAGAVLVSIVLFHYIHSLGTVLVKLHALPSESLLFTDIRLYAPGWQLAAVFGFVVNIAAQLGDLAESAFKRGADVKDSGTLLPGHGGLLDRIDAMLFAAPVLWFFYPALYMALRHQP, from the coding sequence ATGAAAAGAGTCCTTACCGCAGCGGTGCTGGTGCCGGTGGTGCTGCTGATTTTGTTCAAGGCGCCAAACTGGCTTTACAGCGCGTTTATTGGGCTGATCGCCGTGCTTGCCGTCCATGAATATTTCGGCATCGCGTTCCATTACCAGCAAAAGCTGCATGCCTACGTGGTCGAGGTGGCGATTGGCCTGTATTTTCTGGGCCAGAGTCTTTTTGGAATCAATGCGTTTGGTATAGAAAATCTTGGTAGAGCGTTTGACCGATGGGCCACCGACGCAACCGGTGCACGCGTGCTGCCCCTTGTCCTGGTGGCTCTTGGCATGTTTCTCTGGCCGATGAAGGATGTTTTGCCGGCGGCGGCATTTTCTTATTTCGGGTTCATTTATGTGGCCTTAACGTTGGGCGAAATCTCAACCATCGGGCATTTTGAGAATGGCCGCGTTACCGTATTCGTCTTTCTCTTGGTGGTATGGTCCGGCGACATTTTTGCCTATTACATTGGACGCGCTTTCGGAAAACATAAGCTGGCAGAAACCATCAGCCCGAAAAAAACCTGGGAAGGAGCTATCGCTTCCACGGCAGGAGCGGTGCTGGTCTCAATTGTGCTCTTTCACTACATACACTCTCTTGGAACGGTATTGGTAAAGCTTCACGCGCTGCCGTCAGAGAGCCTTCTCTTTACCGATATCCGGCTGTACGCGCCTGGCTGGCAGCTTGCCGCCGTGTTTGGTTTCGTGGTCAACATTGCTGCTCAGCTTGGTGATTTGGCAGAATCGGCCTTCAAACGCGGAGCGGACGTTAAGGATTCCGGGACATTGCTACCCGGCCATGGCGGTTTGCTGGACCGGATTGACGCGATGCTGTTCGCGGCTCCGGTATTATGGTTTTTCTATCCCGCTTTATATATGGCGCTCAGGCATCAACCATGA
- a CDS encoding isoprenyl transferase, with translation MLRTIPSGLDRKEAELYSQLDPHQFPKHVAIIMDGNGRWAKRRHLPRIAGHRRGVDSVRKVVTTASNIGLSALTLYAFSAENFTRRPPTEIHFLMKLLHRYLKNELPLMHRNNIRLSFIGRSHMLPQEVQERMAWAKEQTAHHTGMVMTLALNYGSRSEIVDACKSMVNAAANNGGLDHFKIDEESLNRHMYTSNLPELDLIIRTSGEMRLSNFLLWQAAYAEIYVTKTLWPDFNGVHLLEAIKEYQSRERRYGGLNEPSPGSSN, from the coding sequence ATTTTGCGAACCATTCCTTCGGGGCTGGACCGAAAGGAAGCTGAACTCTACAGCCAGCTTGATCCTCACCAGTTCCCAAAACATGTCGCGATCATCATGGACGGCAACGGCCGCTGGGCCAAACGCCGCCACCTGCCGCGTATTGCCGGCCATCGCCGGGGTGTGGACTCCGTCCGCAAAGTCGTGACCACGGCTTCCAATATCGGATTGTCTGCACTGACGCTCTATGCTTTTTCAGCGGAGAACTTCACCCGCCGTCCTCCGACGGAAATCCACTTTCTAATGAAGCTCCTGCACCGATATCTGAAGAATGAGCTGCCGCTGATGCATCGCAACAATATCCGGCTGTCATTTATCGGTCGCAGCCACATGCTGCCGCAGGAAGTACAGGAGCGCATGGCCTGGGCCAAAGAGCAAACGGCGCACCACACCGGCATGGTCATGACGCTGGCGCTGAATTATGGATCGCGCTCAGAGATCGTGGACGCCTGCAAATCCATGGTGAACGCCGCGGCCAACAATGGCGGCCTGGACCATTTCAAGATCGACGAAGAGAGCCTGAACCGCCACATGTACACCAGCAACCTGCCGGAGCTGGACCTGATTATCCGCACCAGCGGTGAAATGCGCCTGAGCAATTTCCTGCTGTGGCAGGCGGCGTACGCGGAAATCTATGTGACCAAGACGCTCTGGCCTGACTTCAACGGCGTGCATCTGCTGGAAGCCATCAAGGAATATCAGTCGCGCGAACGGCGCTATGGCGGCTTGAACGAACCCAGCCCAGGCAGCTCAAACTAG
- a CDS encoding TolC family protein, whose amino-acid sequence MFRVSLLLSCFMLPPLLPGQTTIPLSSSAAGQSQSAPSAGQSTPPVATPTPTRDRPAATQITLEQAITMALANSPSIKAARTQIQQNQAQEITANLRPNPTLAWDSQFIPVFSGDFSTDTLNNLQQFDIGLGYLFERGHKRQNRLQAARDATAVTAAQIADTERTLVFNVAQQFIDVLLANSTLQFALENLNSFQDTVRISEQRYKAGDISEGDYLKIKLQLLQFQTDVSSARVAKVQALGSLRQLVGYASLPHDFDVVGDLDYQPLTAALPDLQVKALATRPDLLAAQKGIKAANSQISLAKANSKVDFNASASYSHVSGASSTSLFFSVPLPIFDRNQGEIARTKFALTGAELTAKAAEDTVMTDVTNAYESASSNQDVVKLYVSGYLKQAQDSRDISQYAYKAGAATLLDFLDAERSYRSTQLAYRQALAAYMLSLEQLRQAIGTRSLP is encoded by the coding sequence ATGTTTCGGGTGTCCCTCTTGCTTTCATGCTTTATGCTGCCTCCGCTTTTGCCGGGGCAGACGACAATTCCGCTTAGCTCTTCCGCCGCCGGCCAAAGCCAATCGGCGCCGTCCGCAGGCCAATCTACGCCTCCTGTGGCCACGCCCACGCCGACCCGCGATCGCCCCGCGGCCACGCAAATCACTTTGGAGCAGGCGATCACAATGGCGCTGGCGAACAGTCCCAGCATCAAAGCCGCGCGTACGCAGATCCAGCAAAACCAGGCGCAGGAAATTACCGCCAATCTTCGGCCGAACCCGACACTTGCCTGGGACTCGCAATTTATACCGGTGTTTAGCGGAGACTTCTCTACCGATACGCTGAACAACCTGCAGCAATTTGATATCGGCCTGGGCTATCTTTTTGAGCGCGGGCACAAACGCCAGAACCGATTGCAGGCTGCTCGCGATGCAACGGCCGTGACAGCAGCGCAGATCGCCGATACGGAACGCACGCTGGTCTTCAATGTTGCGCAGCAGTTCATTGATGTGCTGCTGGCAAATTCCACATTACAGTTTGCGCTGGAAAACCTGAACAGCTTTCAGGACACAGTCAGGATCAGCGAACAGCGTTACAAAGCCGGAGATATCAGTGAAGGCGACTACCTGAAGATCAAGCTGCAACTCCTGCAATTCCAGACTGATGTAAGTTCCGCCCGAGTAGCCAAAGTCCAGGCCCTGGGTAGCCTGCGCCAACTCGTTGGATACGCCTCACTCCCGCACGATTTTGACGTGGTCGGCGACTTGGACTACCAGCCGCTCACGGCAGCCCTGCCGGACTTGCAGGTAAAGGCTCTGGCCACGCGGCCTGATCTGCTGGCAGCGCAAAAGGGAATAAAAGCCGCCAACAGCCAGATTTCGCTGGCCAAGGCAAATTCGAAAGTGGATTTCAATGCTTCCGCCAGTTACTCGCACGTATCCGGCGCAAGCTCTACCTCGCTCTTCTTTAGCGTTCCACTTCCCATCTTTGACCGCAATCAAGGTGAAATTGCGCGAACCAAATTCGCGCTGACCGGCGCTGAGCTAACCGCCAAAGCCGCTGAGGACACGGTAATGACCGACGTGACGAACGCGTATGAATCGGCAAGTTCCAACCAGGACGTGGTGAAGCTTTATGTTTCCGGCTACCTCAAGCAGGCGCAGGATTCGCGCGACATCAGCCAATATGCATATAAGGCGGGCGCAGCCACCTTGCTTGATTTTCTCGATGCCGAGCGGAGTTATCGCTCAACACAACTCGCTTACCGGCAGGCGCTGGCCGCCTACATGCTCAGCCTGGAGCAGTTGCGGCAGGCCATCGGGACAAGGAGTTTGCCATGA
- a CDS encoding efflux RND transporter periplasmic adaptor subunit codes for MRYLHQLLRPISLNAKASIMAALALGMILSGCSSGDPKAKEKSATDANKTQLFTVPKEQVSHIQVVTVQPTSWPRVLRLNGTVAYNSFLTTPVISQVSGPVSRILVSPGQQVKKGQPMLYVSSPDYSQLRANYLKARDAHSLAHKNYLRSQDLYAHHAIAERDLQAAESAEIQAQADQQAAEQSLKILGIPRPDTLIENPTSPEVPVLAPIPGEAVERLVAPGQVLQAGQTQCFTISNMSTVWVLANVYENQLAYVHVGDPVTIKTDAYPDVFHGRISFMGAALDATSRTLQARIDTKNPEGRLKKDMYVTATVVAGKIDNALLVPDAAVLRDAENEPFVYVAVAQDQFARRPVKLGQSSDGKTQIIAGLQPGERVAGNGSLFLQFASSQ; via the coding sequence ATGAGATATCTTCACCAACTGCTCCGCCCAATTTCGCTTAATGCCAAGGCTTCGATCATGGCGGCTCTGGCTCTTGGGATGATTCTGTCCGGATGTTCGAGTGGCGATCCGAAGGCCAAAGAAAAAAGCGCAACGGATGCCAATAAGACCCAGCTGTTTACCGTGCCTAAAGAGCAGGTTTCGCACATCCAGGTGGTCACGGTCCAACCCACATCATGGCCGCGCGTTCTGCGGTTGAACGGAACAGTTGCGTACAACAGCTTTCTCACTACGCCTGTCATCTCGCAGGTGAGCGGACCGGTAAGCAGGATTCTGGTTTCGCCGGGCCAGCAGGTGAAAAAGGGCCAGCCGATGTTGTACGTCAGCAGCCCGGATTACTCCCAGCTTCGCGCGAATTACCTGAAGGCGCGTGACGCGCATTCACTGGCGCACAAGAATTACCTGCGCTCGCAGGACCTCTACGCTCACCATGCGATCGCCGAACGTGATTTGCAGGCGGCGGAGTCGGCGGAAATACAAGCGCAAGCCGATCAGCAGGCGGCAGAGCAATCGCTAAAGATTCTCGGCATTCCGCGTCCGGACACGCTGATTGAGAATCCTACTTCGCCGGAAGTTCCGGTGCTTGCGCCCATTCCGGGCGAGGCCGTTGAACGCCTGGTGGCGCCAGGACAAGTGCTTCAAGCGGGACAAACGCAGTGTTTCACCATCTCCAACATGAGTACGGTCTGGGTGCTCGCCAACGTTTATGAGAACCAACTCGCTTACGTCCACGTGGGCGATCCTGTCACGATCAAGACGGATGCGTATCCCGACGTGTTTCATGGACGAATTTCTTTCATGGGCGCGGCGCTGGACGCCACATCAAGGACATTGCAAGCGCGAATCGACACCAAGAACCCTGAAGGCCGCTTGAAAAAAGACATGTACGTAACAGCTACGGTTGTGGCAGGCAAGATCGATAACGCGCTGCTGGTGCCGGATGCGGCAGTGTTGCGCGACGCAGAGAATGAGCCGTTTGTTTATGTGGCAGTGGCGCAAGACCAGTTCGCGCGACGACCGGTAAAACTGGGCCAAAGCAGTGACGGCAAAACGCAGATCATCGCCGGTCTGCAACCTGGAGAACGCGTCGCCGGCAACGGCAGCTTGTTCCTGCAGTTTGCGAGTTCGCAATAA
- a CDS encoding CusA/CzcA family heavy metal efflux RND transporter: MIHRLVQMALRQRFLVLMLTVLLIIAGIVSFQRMPVDAYPDLAPPTVELITQWPGHAAEEVERLITLPLEVEMSGAPKMVVMRSISLYGLSDIKLTFEEGTDNYFSRQVIFQRIGDAELPTGVTPSMAPLFSPSGLVYRYVLESPDRTPQELKTIEDWVVERAYKSVPGVADDSGLGGTVMQYQVLLDPSRLYGYHLTVPQVLQALSVNNANAGGGFYSQGGQFYYVRGLGLVQNTSDIGNIVIASNKGTPIRIRDVGDVTIGNAPRLGSFGFQTHNENHDDAVEGVILMRRDEQTQTVLKAVQKKTEELNSSILPRDVKVRPFYDRSDLVEVTTRTVEGNLIRGMILVLLVLLFFLVSVRAAVIVALTIPLGLLFAFIVLHAHDVSANLLSIGAIDFGIIIDGTVVMVENIYRELALREGQPYKLNEVILAAAKDVDRPIFYSVAVIIAGYLPIYALSGPSGKLFHPMAETMSFALIGALILTLTLVPVLASYMFTKGVKEPKNRAFEWIKDIYTWQLDWCLDHRRLTLLIAVLIFAATLCLVPFIGGEFMPHLDEGALWVRATMPYTISFEESSKIVPQVRNILISYPQVTVVGSEHGRPDDGTDPTGFFNAEFYVGLKPYDDSSWKGKLDTKEKLIADIDKRLEAFPGIIFNYTQPAEDAVDEALTGLKSSLAVKIYGSDLDVLEKKAVEIKKTLENVRGFSDLTVVHELGQPSLNINVDREKIARYGINVADVEAVIQAAVGGQAATQVVQGEKLFDLVVRMQPQFRSSAQEIGNLLVGTPDGQQIPISQMAEIKQGNGASFIYRENNSRYIGVQYSIENRDLQRAVEDGQAAVQKNVSIPGGYQIAWGGEYDQFIAAKQQLSIIGPLAVLLIFFILFALYGNFKFPMAIALDVIMTEPVGALIALKLTHTPFSVSSVLGLLALMGVSVETGVILISYINKLRLEGMDIRSATREAALLRLRPIMMTALVACLGLLPAALSTGIGSDTQKPFAIVIVAGLISRLFLGFFINPVLYRTIAREGDVLQV, translated from the coding sequence ATGATCCACAGACTTGTACAAATGGCTTTGCGGCAGCGCTTTCTGGTGCTGATGCTCACCGTGCTGCTGATCATCGCCGGCATAGTGTCATTTCAGCGCATGCCGGTGGACGCATACCCAGACCTTGCTCCGCCCACGGTCGAACTCATCACGCAGTGGCCAGGCCACGCCGCGGAAGAAGTTGAGCGGCTCATCACTCTCCCGCTGGAAGTGGAAATGTCTGGCGCGCCCAAAATGGTGGTGATGCGCTCCATCTCGCTCTACGGGCTCTCCGATATCAAGCTTACGTTTGAAGAGGGAACCGACAATTATTTTTCTCGGCAGGTAATTTTCCAGAGAATCGGCGACGCGGAGCTTCCCACGGGCGTGACGCCCAGCATGGCGCCGCTATTCAGTCCCAGCGGACTTGTCTATCGCTACGTGCTGGAAAGTCCTGACCGCACACCGCAGGAGTTGAAGACCATTGAAGACTGGGTGGTTGAGCGGGCATACAAATCCGTTCCCGGCGTGGCCGACGATTCCGGCCTTGGCGGCACGGTCATGCAGTATCAGGTGCTGCTGGATCCTTCGCGGCTGTACGGATATCACCTGACAGTCCCGCAGGTGCTCCAGGCGCTTTCAGTCAACAACGCGAATGCCGGCGGCGGATTTTATTCCCAGGGCGGCCAATTCTATTACGTCCGCGGGCTTGGTCTGGTGCAAAACACCAGCGACATCGGCAACATCGTGATTGCCAGCAACAAGGGAACGCCGATTCGTATCCGGGACGTTGGCGACGTGACGATTGGCAATGCTCCGCGCCTTGGTAGCTTTGGTTTCCAGACGCACAACGAAAATCACGACGATGCCGTGGAAGGCGTGATCCTGATGCGCCGCGATGAGCAGACGCAGACCGTTCTGAAGGCCGTACAAAAGAAGACGGAGGAGTTAAACAGCTCCATTCTGCCGCGTGACGTGAAGGTGCGGCCTTTTTATGACCGTAGCGATCTGGTCGAGGTTACTACGCGGACAGTGGAAGGCAATCTTATCCGCGGGATGATCCTGGTTCTGCTGGTGCTGCTTTTCTTCCTGGTGAGCGTTCGTGCTGCCGTTATTGTCGCGCTCACCATCCCGCTGGGACTGTTGTTTGCTTTCATCGTGCTGCATGCGCATGATGTTTCCGCCAACCTGCTGTCGATAGGCGCCATTGACTTTGGCATCATCATTGACGGCACAGTGGTCATGGTGGAAAACATCTACCGCGAGCTGGCGCTGCGAGAAGGCCAGCCCTACAAACTGAACGAAGTGATTCTGGCGGCGGCCAAGGACGTTGATCGCCCTATTTTTTATTCCGTCGCTGTCATCATCGCGGGTTATCTTCCTATCTATGCGCTGAGTGGGCCTTCCGGGAAGCTTTTCCATCCCATGGCGGAAACCATGTCGTTCGCCCTGATCGGCGCGCTGATACTTACGCTCACGCTGGTTCCGGTGCTGGCTTCCTACATGTTCACCAAGGGCGTTAAGGAACCAAAGAACCGCGCGTTTGAGTGGATCAAAGACATTTATACGTGGCAGCTCGACTGGTGCCTTGACCATCGCAGGCTGACGCTGCTGATTGCGGTTTTGATTTTTGCCGCGACGCTCTGCCTCGTTCCTTTTATCGGCGGCGAATTCATGCCTCATCTCGATGAAGGCGCGCTGTGGGTCCGCGCCACCATGCCTTATACGATTTCCTTTGAAGAGTCGAGCAAGATTGTGCCGCAGGTCCGCAACATTCTGATTTCTTATCCTCAAGTTACGGTGGTTGGCTCCGAGCATGGCCGTCCCGACGATGGCACCGATCCTACCGGATTTTTTAACGCCGAATTTTATGTCGGACTGAAGCCGTACGACGATTCGTCCTGGAAGGGCAAGCTCGATACCAAGGAAAAGCTGATTGCTGACATCGACAAAAGACTGGAAGCTTTTCCCGGAATCATTTTTAACTACACGCAACCGGCCGAAGACGCAGTGGACGAAGCACTTACCGGTCTGAAGAGTTCATTGGCCGTAAAGATTTACGGTTCCGATCTTGATGTGCTGGAAAAGAAGGCCGTGGAAATCAAGAAGACGCTGGAGAATGTGCGCGGCTTTTCTGACCTTACGGTGGTGCATGAGCTGGGCCAGCCGAGCCTGAACATCAATGTTGATCGAGAGAAGATCGCGCGCTATGGCATCAACGTGGCTGACGTGGAAGCAGTGATACAAGCCGCGGTGGGCGGACAGGCCGCTACACAGGTAGTGCAGGGAGAAAAGCTTTTTGATCTTGTGGTGCGCATGCAGCCGCAGTTCCGCAGCAGCGCACAGGAAATCGGCAACCTGCTGGTGGGCACTCCGGACGGCCAGCAGATTCCCATCAGCCAGATGGCGGAAATCAAGCAGGGAAACGGCGCATCATTTATCTATCGTGAAAACAACTCACGCTATATCGGCGTGCAGTACAGCATTGAAAACCGCGACCTGCAACGGGCGGTAGAAGATGGGCAGGCCGCGGTGCAGAAAAATGTATCAATACCCGGCGGATACCAGATCGCGTGGGGTGGCGAGTATGACCAGTTCATCGCCGCCAAGCAGCAGCTCAGCATCATAGGTCCGTTGGCGGTTCTGCTGATCTTCTTTATCCTGTTTGCTCTGTATGGCAACTTCAAATTTCCCATGGCAATTGCCCTGGACGTGATCATGACCGAGCCGGTGGGCGCGCTGATTGCGCTCAAGCTCACGCATACGCCGTTCAGCGTTTCATCTGTGCTCGGCCTGCTGGCGTTGATGGGAGTGTCAGTGGAGACAGGCGTGATCCTGATCTCTTACATCAACAAGCTCCGGCTGGAAGGCATGGACATACGCTCGGCGACGCGTGAGGCGGCTCTGCTGCGGTTGCGCCCGATCATGATGACCGCTCTTGTGGCGTGCCTTGGCCTGCTGCCTGCGGCGCTATCGACGGGGATCGGCTCAGACACGCAGAAGCCTTTTGCCATTGTGATTGTGGCCGGACTTATTTCCCGGCTGTTCTTAGGCTTCTTTATCAATCCGGTGCTGTATCGGACCATCGCCCGCGAAGGCGACGTATTGCAGGTTTGA
- a CDS encoding transglutaminase-like domain-containing protein, with protein MITGASSDIIQAFAALVGSEIEDERVDLLRSALTFSRIEDPQLDIEHYVRRVDELAARVAEKIDDPDDPVQIIAALNDVLFQEEMFRGNTVDYYSPRNSFLHDVLDRRLGIPITLALVYMEVARRVSFQLFGVGMPGHFLLKHYDVDGHSILIDAFERGSIVTEDDCRQKLDSIYAGQVALQPEFLLAVTRRQMLTRMLNNLRTVYLSQRDFRRAVQVVDLILVIYPRSPEDMKQRAVLRYNLNDYRGALSDFDEYVKMSPDASDAEEIRQTALSLRRSMAMMN; from the coding sequence GTGATCACCGGAGCCAGTTCAGACATCATCCAGGCATTTGCCGCGCTGGTGGGTTCGGAAATCGAAGACGAGCGGGTCGATCTTCTGCGCTCCGCGCTGACTTTTTCCCGAATTGAAGATCCGCAACTCGATATCGAGCATTACGTGCGGCGCGTGGACGAACTGGCCGCGCGCGTGGCAGAAAAAATCGACGACCCGGACGATCCCGTGCAGATCATTGCCGCGTTGAACGACGTGCTTTTCCAGGAAGAGATGTTTCGCGGAAACACCGTGGATTATTACAGTCCACGAAATTCTTTTCTTCATGATGTGCTCGACCGCCGCCTGGGTATTCCCATTACTCTGGCGCTGGTCTATATGGAAGTGGCGCGGCGCGTGAGTTTTCAGTTATTCGGCGTCGGAATGCCGGGACATTTTCTGCTCAAGCACTATGACGTGGATGGCCATTCCATTTTAATTGACGCTTTTGAGCGCGGGTCAATCGTGACTGAGGACGATTGCCGCCAGAAGCTCGACAGCATTTATGCTGGCCAGGTGGCGCTGCAACCCGAATTTCTTCTGGCCGTAACGCGCCGCCAGATGCTGACACGCATGCTGAACAACCTGCGCACGGTTTACCTTTCCCAGCGCGATTTCCGCCGAGCTGTGCAGGTGGTGGACCTGATCCTGGTGATCTATCCGCGCTCGCCTGAAGACATGAAGCAGCGCGCGGTGCTGCGGTATAACCTCAACGATTATCGCGGCGCGCTGAGCGATTTTGATGAGTACGTAAAGATGTCTCCTGACGCTTCCGACGCTGAAGAGATCCGGCAGACCGCGCTGTCACTGCGGCGGTCAATGGCGATGATGAACTAA